The following proteins come from a genomic window of Mucinivorans hirudinis:
- a CDS encoding putative protein involved in capsular polysaccharide biosynthesis, with protein MKNNSEIDILELVRYVWANRKKIIICTLVSALVGSIVAFSIPREWETVVKVAPEGAGSQGMSSSVGGLMDMVSGGFGSRTASADGISATLYPEVIGSRPFLLEFADIRVPFRGDTITMFDYIINEQKKTWWSYIFSFPNKALGWTKAILGGAGVDGKDDEQAMPVEFVELTGRHLAFVGVMKRLTSAQIDAKTKRLIEIKVLMQEAKISAIVADSMVAKFNRYIVDYKTSKARRDVAVTEKILEQARRKYYEVDSSYAAAADRNTGLSRSSSQIKLDRLEAEKNIAFSVYQQAATRLESARLKVQEDTPVVTIVEPAVTPMAAKSPNKPVIIAIFLFIGGLSAVIFSIIKFLKTSNEGENS; from the coding sequence ATGAAAAATAACAGTGAGATTGATATACTCGAGTTGGTAAGATATGTTTGGGCAAATCGTAAAAAAATCATTATATGTACTCTTGTCAGCGCATTGGTGGGTTCGATAGTTGCCTTTTCGATTCCTCGAGAGTGGGAAACGGTTGTCAAGGTTGCCCCCGAGGGTGCCGGTTCGCAGGGTATGAGCTCTTCGGTTGGTGGATTGATGGATATGGTGAGCGGTGGATTTGGTTCTCGCACGGCTTCTGCCGATGGTATAAGTGCGACACTCTATCCTGAGGTCATTGGCAGCAGACCGTTTTTGCTGGAATTTGCAGATATTCGCGTCCCATTTCGGGGTGACACCATCACAATGTTCGATTACATTATCAACGAGCAAAAAAAAACGTGGTGGAGCTACATTTTTTCTTTCCCGAACAAGGCGCTGGGTTGGACTAAAGCTATTCTGGGAGGTGCCGGTGTTGATGGCAAAGACGATGAGCAGGCGATGCCCGTTGAGTTCGTGGAGCTTACCGGTAGGCACTTGGCGTTTGTCGGAGTAATGAAACGGCTCACTTCGGCACAGATAGATGCTAAGACCAAGCGATTAATCGAGATAAAGGTGTTGATGCAGGAGGCTAAAATTTCGGCAATTGTCGCTGACTCTATGGTGGCGAAATTCAATCGTTATATTGTTGATTATAAGACATCCAAGGCGCGCAGGGATGTTGCTGTGACTGAGAAGATACTTGAGCAGGCGCGTAGGAAATATTATGAAGTAGACTCGAGCTATGCTGCCGCAGCCGACCGCAACACTGGATTGAGCAGGAGCTCCTCGCAGATAAAGTTGGATAGGCTCGAGGCGGAGAAAAATATTGCCTTTTCCGTCTATCAGCAGGCAGCAACACGCTTGGAGAGTGCCCGATTGAAGGTGCAGGAGGATACGCCGGTTGTTACCATTGTCGAACCGGCTGTTACTCCGATGGCTGCCAAAAGTCCGAATAAGCCTGTAATTATCGCCATATTCCTCTTTATCGGCGGACTATCTGCAGTTATTTTTTCGATAATTAAATTTCTGAAAACGAGCAATGAAGGCGAAAATAGTTGA
- a CDS encoding FdtA-domain containing protein, whose amino-acid sequence MKAKIVELPKILDGRGNLSFIEGNAHIPFKIERTYWIYDVPGGEVRGGHAYRENEEFVVALSGSFDVVLSDGVSEQRFHLNRSYQGVYIPKMMWRVMENFSTNSLALVLSSTAYDTEDYIRDFNQFRDEQRI is encoded by the coding sequence ATGAAGGCGAAAATAGTTGAGTTACCCAAGATATTGGACGGCAGGGGAAACCTTAGCTTTATTGAGGGTAATGCACACATTCCCTTCAAGATAGAGCGAACATACTGGATATATGATGTGCCGGGAGGCGAGGTACGCGGTGGGCACGCCTATCGCGAAAATGAGGAGTTTGTTGTTGCTCTAAGTGGCAGCTTCGATGTGGTGCTATCGGATGGCGTGAGCGAGCAGCGATTTCACCTGAATCGCTCTTATCAAGGTGTCTATATTCCAAAGATGATGTGGCGAGTGATGGAGAACTTTTCGACAAACTCATTAGCATTAGTGCTCTCATCAACAGCTTATGATACAGAAGATTATATCAGAGATTTCAATCAATTCCGCGATGAACAGCGTATATGA
- a CDS encoding Butyryltransferase, which translates to MERIERYGIVLRGVTEEDAAFIVKLRTDESLGRFLSHTSPDIEKQKEWIRGYEMREAEDREFYFICEYQGKVYGTTRIYNIEDDCFEVGSWLFTPHTPSGVSVLADIIAREFAFDKFGFDKCRFEVRKQNLSVVKYHKGYQPTIIGEDELNYYFTLTKTKFDIHKTKLIKIFQK; encoded by the coding sequence ATGGAAAGAATTGAACGCTACGGCATCGTGCTCAGAGGTGTAACCGAGGAAGATGCGGCATTTATTGTCAAACTTCGTACCGATGAGAGTTTGGGACGTTTTTTATCTCATACTTCGCCGGACATAGAAAAACAGAAAGAGTGGATAAGAGGATATGAGATGCGAGAAGCGGAAGACAGAGAATTTTATTTTATTTGCGAGTATCAAGGTAAAGTTTATGGTACTACAAGAATATATAATATTGAGGATGATTGTTTTGAGGTTGGCAGTTGGCTCTTTACCCCACATACTCCATCCGGAGTATCCGTATTGGCAGATATTATTGCCCGCGAATTTGCTTTCGATAAATTTGGTTTCGACAAATGCAGGTTTGAGGTAAGAAAGCAGAATTTGTCGGTAGTTAAATACCATAAGGGTTACCAGCCTACGATTATTGGTGAAGATGAACTCAACTATTATTTTACACTTACAAAAACCAAATTCGATATTCATAAAACCAAACTTATTAAAATTTTTCAAAAATGA
- a CDS encoding 3-oxoacyl-[acyl-carrier-protein] synthase, KASIII: protein MRKVYINSISYYLPPDVLSNDDINRDFPEWSVDKISAKTGIYRRHLSGSETTADMGIKAAEGLFLEWGIDRSKIDFILFCTQSPDYFLPTTACLVQDKLGLPTSAGALDFNLGCSGYVYGLSLAKGLVASGIAKNVLLITSEAYTKHINFADKSNKTIFGDAATATLISNEKGIACIEEFIFGTDGSGAEHLIIRNGGTKNPRKDAADVLQEDGTYERNDNFLYMNGKEIFNFTAAAVPVLVKEVVAKNGVNFQDIDLFVFHQANRYMLNFIRKKIAIPEDKFYISIEDYGNTVSSTIPIALYNAQKEGRLSGNIILAGFGVGLSWGGCLIKAL, encoded by the coding sequence ATGAGAAAGGTATATATAAATTCAATAAGTTATTATCTTCCACCCGATGTGCTATCGAACGATGATATTAACAGAGATTTTCCGGAGTGGAGTGTTGATAAAATTTCTGCTAAAACAGGGATATATCGTCGCCACTTGTCCGGCAGTGAGACCACGGCAGATATGGGGATAAAGGCAGCAGAAGGGTTATTTTTGGAATGGGGTATTGACCGTTCAAAGATTGATTTTATACTTTTTTGTACCCAGAGCCCCGACTATTTTTTGCCCACCACCGCCTGTTTGGTTCAAGATAAGTTGGGGTTACCCACAAGTGCGGGTGCGCTTGATTTTAACTTGGGCTGTTCGGGGTATGTGTACGGATTGTCGTTGGCGAAAGGACTCGTTGCATCGGGTATAGCAAAAAATGTTCTGCTCATTACCTCTGAGGCTTACACCAAACACATCAACTTTGCAGACAAGAGCAACAAGACAATCTTCGGAGACGCGGCAACCGCTACCCTCATTAGCAATGAAAAAGGAATCGCCTGCATCGAAGAATTCATATTCGGAACGGATGGTTCGGGAGCGGAGCACCTGATAATTCGCAACGGAGGAACGAAAAATCCACGGAAAGATGCCGCCGATGTTTTGCAGGAGGATGGTACATATGAACGCAATGACAACTTCTTGTATATGAATGGCAAAGAGATTTTTAATTTTACTGCTGCTGCGGTGCCTGTTTTAGTAAAGGAGGTTGTGGCGAAGAACGGTGTAAATTTCCAAGACATTGATTTGTTTGTTTTTCATCAGGCTAATAGATATATGCTAAATTTCATAAGAAAGAAAATAGCCATTCCCGAAGACAAGTTTTATATATCTATTGAGGACTATGGTAACACTGTCTCTTCGACTATACCGATTGCGCTGTATAATGCACAAAAAGAGGGTAGATTATCGGGCAATATTATCTTAGCCGGCTTTGGAGTTGGGTTATCCTGGGGTGGTTGTTTGATAAAGGCGTTATAA
- a CDS encoding UDP-4-amino-4-deoxy-L-arabinose--oxoglutarate aminotransferase has protein sequence MIKFLDLQKINAQYADELKAVASRVIDHGWFLQGRENEAFEGQMRELIGAEHIVNLANGLDALRLILRAYIEMGVIKAGDEVIVPANTFIASVLAITDNGLKPVFVEPELETYNIDIDRIEAAITPQTKAIMVVHLYGRTVWSEQLETIAKRYGLKIIEDNAQAIGAEYNGVRTGNLGDAAGFSFYPGKNLGALGDSGAVATNDGELARIVRALGNYGSKVKYHSEYSGMNSRMDEMQAAFLGVKIKFLEAENQRRREIADYYCNNITNPRITLPAKALNPLEHVYHLFVVRSDSRDELQQYLAENGIQTLIHYPIPPHKQQCYSEYNHLRLPITEKIHGEALSLPISAVLTNEEVIKVIEAINNF, from the coding sequence ATGATAAAATTTCTTGACCTACAAAAAATTAACGCCCAATATGCCGATGAATTGAAGGCGGTGGCTTCGCGGGTTATCGACCACGGCTGGTTTCTGCAAGGTAGAGAGAATGAGGCGTTTGAGGGGCAAATGAGAGAATTAATCGGAGCAGAGCATATTGTCAATCTTGCTAATGGCTTGGACGCGCTCAGGCTCATTCTCAGGGCGTACATAGAGATGGGAGTTATCAAGGCGGGCGATGAGGTTATCGTACCTGCCAACACTTTTATTGCCAGCGTATTGGCAATAACGGACAATGGGTTAAAGCCGGTTTTTGTTGAACCGGAATTGGAGACCTACAACATTGATATTGATAGAATCGAGGCGGCAATTACTCCGCAGACCAAGGCGATAATGGTGGTTCACCTCTACGGACGCACAGTGTGGAGCGAGCAACTCGAAACTATTGCCAAGAGGTATGGATTGAAAATTATTGAGGATAATGCGCAAGCTATTGGTGCTGAGTATAATGGTGTAAGAACCGGTAATTTGGGCGATGCGGCGGGATTTTCGTTCTACCCGGGCAAGAATCTCGGGGCTTTGGGCGATAGTGGTGCGGTTGCCACCAATGATGGTGAGTTGGCACGAATTGTCAGGGCGTTGGGCAATTATGGTTCCAAGGTTAAATATCACAGCGAATATTCTGGGATGAATAGCCGTATGGACGAGATGCAGGCGGCATTTTTGGGTGTGAAAATCAAGTTCTTGGAGGCTGAAAACCAGCGGCGTAGGGAGATTGCTGACTACTATTGCAACAATATAACCAATCCGCGGATAACGTTGCCCGCTAAAGCCTTGAATCCGTTGGAGCACGTCTACCACCTCTTTGTTGTGCGCTCGGATAGCAGGGATGAGTTGCAGCAATATTTGGCAGAAAACGGGATACAGACTTTGATACACTACCCGATTCCGCCGCATAAACAGCAGTGTTACAGCGAGTATAACCATTTAAGGCTACCCATTACCGAGAAAATTCACGGCGAGGCGTTGAGTCTGCCTATAAGTGCGGTTCTTACCAATGAGGAGGTTATAAAGGTCATTGAGGCGATAAATAATTTCTGA
- a CDS encoding Lipopolysaccharide biosynthesis protein WzxC, whose product MEQRRSLKSSALRGVFWSGVDKIFSKLFFAIIGLLLARVLLPEDYGLVGMLTIFLAVSQLLIDSGFSQALVQRHNPTQTDYSTAFFFNIFVGVGCYLLLFFAAPFIADFYEAPSLILLLRVMSISLVTNSLTVVQRAKLLVNIDFRRLALINVCSVTMGSTSALVAAYNGWGVWALAVQAVVTGVVTMVMYWVTGGWMPSIVFSKDSFRTLFKFGSKLLAAGFLATVVNNLYNLIIGKLYHKQELGYYQNGRQLSENISSTINDIINSVTFPLLSAIKEDRGRLIDVYSRMLAMTAFIIFPVMTLAMLLAEPFVISVLTEKWLPAVPIIQWLCMARMFTPISSLNMNILNAVGRSDLFMKVDLLKLPLTLVAMAITLPISIDAVVIGNFIVTFVCYFINAYLPGKMFGFGIVAQTKIFAKTILSTLIMAVTLILVCSFVDNNIVKLVVGIVVGLLSFVGAAWVLKIAELREVLLIIKKVVKR is encoded by the coding sequence ATGGAGCAACGGCGGTCTCTTAAAAGTTCTGCTCTGAGAGGGGTATTTTGGAGTGGAGTGGATAAAATCTTCTCTAAGTTGTTTTTTGCCATTATCGGTCTGCTCTTGGCGCGTGTGCTTCTGCCCGAGGATTATGGGTTGGTTGGTATGCTCACTATCTTTTTGGCGGTGTCCCAATTGCTGATAGACAGCGGTTTTTCGCAAGCCTTAGTTCAACGACACAATCCCACTCAAACGGACTATTCGACAGCCTTTTTCTTCAACATATTTGTGGGTGTGGGATGCTATTTGTTACTTTTTTTTGCCGCACCCTTTATCGCAGATTTTTATGAAGCACCCTCGTTGATATTACTTCTCAGGGTAATGAGCATATCTTTGGTTACCAATTCTTTGACTGTTGTTCAGCGCGCTAAGTTGTTGGTCAATATTGATTTTAGACGATTAGCCCTCATCAATGTTTGTTCGGTAACAATGGGCAGTACTTCGGCTCTTGTGGCTGCGTATAACGGCTGGGGTGTTTGGGCTTTGGCGGTGCAGGCAGTTGTTACGGGAGTGGTTACGATGGTGATGTATTGGGTTACCGGAGGATGGATGCCAAGTATTGTCTTCTCCAAAGATTCCTTCAGGACTTTATTCAAATTCGGTTCAAAACTTTTGGCTGCGGGATTTCTGGCAACTGTGGTGAACAATCTTTATAACTTGATAATAGGTAAGCTATACCACAAACAGGAGTTGGGATATTATCAGAATGGTAGGCAGTTGTCGGAGAATATATCATCGACAATAAACGACATTATCAACTCCGTAACTTTTCCGTTGCTAAGTGCGATAAAGGAAGATAGGGGCAGATTGATAGATGTTTATAGTCGTATGTTGGCAATGACAGCTTTTATAATTTTCCCAGTTATGACCCTTGCTATGTTGCTTGCCGAGCCTTTTGTTATTTCGGTATTGACCGAGAAGTGGTTGCCGGCGGTGCCTATAATTCAGTGGCTTTGTATGGCGCGAATGTTCACACCTATCAGCTCGCTAAATATGAATATTTTGAATGCTGTTGGCAGGTCTGACCTTTTTATGAAGGTGGACCTATTGAAACTGCCACTCACCTTGGTGGCGATGGCAATTACTCTGCCAATATCTATTGATGCGGTGGTGATTGGTAATTTTATTGTTACCTTTGTATGTTATTTTATTAATGCTTATCTGCCGGGCAAGATGTTTGGATTTGGAATAGTGGCGCAGACCAAAATTTTTGCCAAGACAATACTCTCGACATTGATTATGGCGGTGACGCTTATCTTGGTATGTTCCTTTGTCGATAACAATATTGTTAAACTCGTCGTTGGTATAGTTGTCGGGTTGTTGTCCTTCGTGGGGGCGGCTTGGGTGTTGAAGATTGCGGAGTTGCGAGAAGTTTTACTGATAATAAAAAAAGTGGTCAAACGATGA
- a CDS encoding CDP-glycerol:poly(glycerophosphate) glycerophosphotransferase produces MPASFVGYCKLVMSKLEVYYFHRSYYCVIDKLKKKKKIRVAFFLVHSSVWKYDELFRLMLADERFDPVVVICPYIVMGEQIMWRDMAQAEDFVRSKGYPYTSTYDSGWVDIKKVVKPDVIFYTNPHEGLTRGEYYIKNFPRVLNCYVPYSSMICNIKVQFDKPLQNMVWRMFIENELVMKIAREQMPTKGENCYVSGFPPLDIFLDESYAPAKVWKNENLKKIIWAPHHTIERGSEAWITFSNFLEIAEPMRDLALKYSNKVQFAFKPHPLLRGKLEREWGKARTDEYYDFWSSNENSQFENGEYIDLFATSDAMIFDSVSFINEYLYTRKPSFFVMNDSIAEQLNEFGLAALACHKQGRKMGEIERFVEGVVDGVDDDLAGAKSEYYRKYLLPPHSVSASRNIVDYLKRTLSQEKCKQ; encoded by the coding sequence ATGCCTGCATCTTTTGTAGGATATTGTAAACTTGTTATGAGCAAACTGGAGGTTTATTATTTTCATAGGAGCTATTACTGTGTTATTGATAAATTAAAAAAGAAAAAGAAAATTAGAGTTGCCTTTTTTTTAGTTCACTCCTCGGTGTGGAAGTATGACGAGTTATTTAGGTTAATGCTCGCGGATGAACGATTCGACCCGGTGGTGGTGATTTGTCCGTACATAGTTATGGGTGAGCAGATAATGTGGCGTGATATGGCTCAGGCGGAGGATTTTGTGAGGAGTAAAGGTTATCCGTATACCTCCACATACGACAGTGGTTGGGTGGATATAAAGAAAGTTGTGAAACCCGATGTAATATTCTACACCAATCCGCACGAGGGATTGACACGGGGTGAGTACTATATAAAAAACTTCCCGAGGGTGTTGAATTGTTATGTGCCCTACTCGTCAATGATATGCAACATCAAGGTTCAGTTCGACAAACCGCTCCAAAATATGGTCTGGCGAATGTTTATCGAAAATGAATTGGTGATGAAGATAGCACGAGAACAGATGCCCACAAAGGGCGAGAATTGTTATGTGAGTGGTTTTCCGCCGCTGGATATTTTTTTGGATGAGAGCTACGCGCCTGCCAAAGTGTGGAAAAATGAGAACCTGAAAAAGATTATTTGGGCTCCACATCACACAATAGAACGGGGGAGCGAGGCGTGGATTACTTTCTCAAACTTTTTGGAGATTGCCGAGCCGATGAGGGATTTGGCATTGAAATATTCAAATAAAGTACAGTTTGCCTTCAAACCCCACCCGCTGCTTCGCGGGAAATTAGAACGAGAGTGGGGCAAGGCAAGGACGGACGAGTATTATGACTTTTGGAGTAGTAACGAAAATAGTCAGTTCGAGAATGGTGAATATATAGATTTGTTTGCCACTTCGGATGCTATGATTTTTGATAGCGTTTCATTTATAAATGAGTATCTTTATACTCGCAAACCGTCGTTTTTTGTTATGAATGACTCCATTGCCGAGCAGTTGAACGAGTTTGGACTTGCGGCATTGGCTTGTCATAAACAGGGGCGGAAAATGGGTGAAATAGAGCGGTTTGTGGAGGGCGTTGTCGATGGAGTGGATGACGATTTGGCGGGTGCGAAAAGTGAGTACTACCGTAAGTATCTGTTGCCACCACACTCGGTTTCGGCATCGCGAAATATAGTTGATTACTTGAAAAGAACATTATCGCAGGAAAAATGCAAGCAATAA
- a CDS encoding Phosphocholine cytidylyltransferase yields the protein MQAIILAAGMGRRLGELTGGNTKCMLEVNGIRLIDRALTHLTKLPLNKIVLVVGYKADNVRNYIGAQYNGVCVEYVENRVYDKTNNIYSLYLAKDFLAEDDTILLESDLIFDENVVRKLLENGEANLALVDKYESWMDGTVVTIDKDNYIKNFVSKKYFNWADIPHYYKTVNIYKFSREFSVSHYIPMLQAYCTALGNNEYYEQVLRVIALMDNTAIKALPLDGEKWYEIDDIQDLDIAESMFAATDDEQWRAYTFRYGGYWRYPKMLDFCYLVNPYFPPETMVNEMKASFDVLLREYPSGMGVNSLLAAKYFGVHGEKIVVGNGAAELIKAYVEKYVGRLGVTFPTFEEYPNRLPVDRIERFVPESSDFHYTVEEYISHFESKDVDTLLIINPDNPSGNYIPFDDLLRLIEWTKQNGKRLIVDESFVDFADVEGQFSLMDNVILCDNPHLMVIKSISKSYGVPGLRLGVLASGDTQMIARLKKEVAIWNINSFGEFYMQIFGKYEGDYHRGCKLFIEERNIFRQELSEIKFLKVFESQANYFLCELTCGMKSRELAIRLLKDFDVLIKDCSGKDAFGGRQYIRLAVRDRVDNRRLTEALKSYEK from the coding sequence ATGCAAGCAATAATACTTGCCGCAGGAATGGGGCGCCGCCTTGGCGAGCTAACGGGCGGAAACACAAAATGTATGCTCGAAGTCAATGGTATACGCCTGATTGACCGTGCTCTGACACACCTTACAAAACTGCCCCTGAACAAAATAGTACTCGTTGTGGGATATAAAGCCGATAACGTTCGTAACTATATTGGCGCGCAATATAACGGAGTTTGTGTCGAGTATGTGGAAAACAGGGTTTATGACAAAACCAACAATATCTATTCACTCTACCTTGCAAAAGATTTTTTGGCAGAGGATGATACGATTCTCTTGGAATCGGATTTGATTTTCGATGAAAATGTGGTACGCAAACTTCTCGAAAACGGGGAGGCAAATCTTGCCTTGGTAGATAAATACGAGAGTTGGATGGATGGAACAGTCGTCACAATTGACAAGGATAACTACATAAAAAACTTTGTTTCAAAAAAGTATTTTAATTGGGCAGATATTCCTCATTACTATAAGACTGTGAATATATATAAGTTCAGTCGCGAATTTTCGGTTTCGCACTATATCCCGATGTTGCAGGCTTACTGCACCGCGCTGGGTAATAATGAGTATTACGAGCAGGTGCTCAGGGTGATTGCACTGATGGATAATACAGCCATAAAGGCACTGCCGCTGGATGGAGAGAAGTGGTATGAGATTGACGATATTCAGGATTTAGATATTGCCGAGAGTATGTTTGCTGCAACGGACGACGAACAGTGGCGCGCCTATACATTTCGTTATGGTGGTTATTGGCGTTATCCGAAGATGTTGGATTTCTGCTATTTGGTGAACCCCTATTTCCCGCCTGAGACTATGGTCAACGAGATGAAGGCGAGTTTCGATGTACTTCTGAGGGAGTACCCCTCGGGTATGGGAGTCAATAGCTTGTTGGCGGCGAAGTATTTCGGAGTGCACGGGGAGAAGATCGTGGTGGGCAATGGTGCTGCCGAGCTGATTAAGGCATATGTAGAAAAATATGTCGGAAGGCTTGGAGTTACCTTCCCCACTTTCGAGGAGTATCCTAACCGCCTGCCCGTCGATAGAATCGAACGTTTTGTGCCCGAAAGCAGCGATTTTCACTATACGGTAGAGGAGTATATTTCACATTTTGAAAGTAAGGATGTAGATACTTTATTGATAATCAATCCCGACAATCCATCAGGCAATTATATTCCGTTCGATGATTTACTGAGACTTATTGAGTGGACAAAGCAGAACGGTAAGAGGCTGATTGTCGATGAGTCGTTTGTGGATTTTGCGGATGTCGAGGGGCAATTCTCATTGATGGACAATGTTATACTTTGTGACAATCCTCACTTGATGGTCATAAAGAGTATCTCGAAATCTTATGGTGTACCAGGTTTGAGACTTGGAGTTCTGGCAAGTGGAGACACGCAGATGATAGCAAGACTCAAAAAAGAGGTTGCAATCTGGAATATCAACTCTTTTGGGGAGTTCTATATGCAGATTTTCGGTAAGTATGAGGGTGACTATCACAGGGGGTGTAAACTATTCATTGAAGAACGTAATATTTTTCGACAAGAACTCTCTGAGATTAAGTTCCTGAAAGTGTTTGAATCACAAGCAAACTATTTTCTTTGTGAGCTTACCTGTGGGATGAAATCTAGGGAGTTGGCAATTAGACTTTTGAAAGATTTTGATGTGTTGATAAAAGATTGCTCGGGCAAGGATGCCTTTGGGGGTAGGCAATATATTCGTCTTGCGGTGCGAGACAGAGTTGATAACAGGCGTTTGACGGAAGCATTAAAAAGTTACGAGAAATGA
- a CDS encoding Ornithine cyclodeaminase, with protein sequence MKIIKHSDIEALKIPALQYVEWVEQALMIQYECQVPAKISVHLTDDGFFNTMPCLIPSERAMGVKVVNRYKHNSPSIDGTIMLYNSVDGELRALMDGTLITAMRTGAVAATSVKYLKNTRSANKVSMMGLGVTARATMMCLLESMPEAFFDVKLLRYKEQAELFAERFAAYENVKFTIVDSAEDLIVGAEVIISCITSASGLIGRDEWFGEGVLLVPVHTRGFQNCDLFFDKVFGDVTEQICHFGHFDKFRYFDEFAKVVQGKILGRDSDNQRILVYNIGQALHDIFVANKIMDMVARSNPCDIAFKEPVEKFYI encoded by the coding sequence ATGAAAATAATAAAACATTCCGATATTGAGGCATTAAAAATCCCTGCGCTGCAATATGTTGAGTGGGTGGAGCAAGCCCTAATGATTCAGTACGAATGCCAAGTACCCGCCAAGATAAGCGTGCACCTGACCGATGATGGTTTTTTTAATACGATGCCCTGCCTGATACCCTCCGAGAGAGCGATGGGTGTAAAGGTTGTGAATCGCTACAAACACAATTCGCCGTCTATTGATGGTACGATTATGCTTTACAATTCAGTGGACGGTGAACTGCGAGCATTGATGGACGGCACGTTGATAACGGCAATGAGAACCGGCGCGGTTGCGGCGACCTCGGTTAAGTACCTAAAAAATACAAGGAGCGCAAATAAAGTCTCAATGATGGGGCTTGGCGTAACGGCACGTGCTACGATGATGTGCCTTTTGGAGTCGATGCCGGAGGCGTTTTTCGATGTCAAATTACTACGCTACAAGGAGCAGGCTGAGTTGTTTGCAGAGCGTTTTGCTGCTTATGAGAACGTCAAGTTTACCATTGTGGATAGTGCGGAAGATTTGATTGTAGGAGCAGAGGTTATCATTTCGTGTATAACTTCGGCTTCGGGTCTAATCGGCAGAGATGAGTGGTTTGGAGAAGGGGTTTTGCTTGTTCCTGTCCACACGCGCGGTTTCCAAAATTGCGACCTGTTTTTCGATAAAGTTTTCGGTGATGTAACAGAGCAGATTTGCCATTTCGGACACTTCGATAAATTCCGATATTTTGATGAGTTTGCAAAGGTTGTTCAAGGTAAAATCTTGGGACGGGACAGTGACAATCAGCGCATTTTGGTATATAATATAGGTCAAGCGTTGCACGATATTTTTGTGGCAAACAAAATAATGGATATGGTTGCCCGTAGTAATCCTTGTGATATTGCCTTCAAAGAGCCTGTTGAAAAATTTTATATTTGA
- a CDS encoding Glycosyl transferase group 2 family protein, with protein MQKCPLVSICVISYNSAATIVETLDSAAAQTYRNIELVVSDDGSRDDTLLIIERWVANNRGRFTDIKIVTAQKNTGITPNCNRAWRAASGEWIKMIAADDIMLPHMVQTYIEYAREHPEDRLLFSPIEIFGDGVLRDGWTTLWADKERVFRALPNAKEQYKYLSSKGNFVPAVSNFINVAVLHSLKGFDEDILFMEDLPFWLNATKNGYTLKIVGSNPLVRYRANDSSIQSTGRRFLITFLLYQSKYIIYNPFYRICQREIDQVDINSNRSKFFFYLLFFGALPHKVINKIIRIIIK; from the coding sequence ATGCAGAAGTGTCCGTTAGTTTCCATATGTGTGATAAGCTACAACTCCGCGGCAACGATTGTCGAGACGTTGGATAGTGCTGCTGCGCAAACATATCGGAATATTGAGTTGGTGGTTTCGGACGATGGTTCGCGGGACGATACACTTCTTATTATTGAACGATGGGTGGCGAATAATCGCGGGAGATTCACGGATATTAAGATAGTTACGGCTCAAAAGAACACGGGCATTACCCCAAACTGCAACCGTGCTTGGCGCGCAGCGAGTGGCGAGTGGATAAAAATGATTGCGGCGGACGATATTATGTTGCCGCATATGGTGCAAACCTATATCGAATATGCGAGGGAGCATCCAGAGGATAGGTTGCTCTTTTCACCTATAGAGATTTTCGGAGATGGTGTTCTAAGAGATGGATGGACAACACTTTGGGCGGATAAAGAAAGAGTATTTCGAGCGTTGCCGAATGCAAAAGAGCAGTACAAATATTTATCATCGAAAGGCAATTTTGTGCCCGCTGTTTCAAACTTCATAAATGTTGCAGTGTTACATAGTTTAAAAGGTTTTGATGAAGATATACTTTTTATGGAAGATTTGCCATTTTGGCTGAATGCCACTAAAAATGGTTACACACTCAAGATTGTGGGCAGTAATCCACTAGTCCGGTATCGTGCGAATGACAGCAGCATTCAATCTACGGGTAGAAGGTTCCTGATAACTTTTCTGTTATACCAAAGTAAATATATAATTTACAATCCATTTTATAGAATATGCCAACGGGAAATAGACCAAGTCGATATTAACTCCAATAGGAGTAAGTTCTTTTTCTACCTCCTATTCTTTGGCGCACTGCCTCATAAAGTTATTAATAAGATAATTAGAATTATTATAAAATGA